The genomic stretch CTGTTCCCTAACAAAGGACAAATGACCAATGACAAATAACTAAATCAAACCCAACCAGCCGAATAAACCTTTACCTGTAATCAACTCGATCAGCAATAAAGCCACAAATGCGATCATGGCAAACCGTCCGTTGATTTGTTCGGCGTAAGGTGTCCACCCAAAAGCGGGTTCGGGTTGGTTGGGGGTTTCTGTTGTCGATTCTTCTGGGGTGGGTGTTTGAGATGTCATGATTTTGGTAAAATTTCTTCCTCTGGTGTCTCAGATTTCAAGGTTTGGACGGATTCAATCAGCGATCGCACTTGGGCGGTGTCTTCGGAGGCGTCAAATCCTAGGGGGAATTTACCACGGGCGAGCATCCGTAATCCGAGGGGACTTAAACTGAGCATTCCTTTAATATCTCGGAAGAAGTTCGCCACCACTTGGATACCAAATTTGCGCTCATCAACCCAACCTCCTTGTTTGACCAAATCAATTAAGACTTTGCGATGGCGGATTGAGCGGCTGGCTTGCTTGTCTTTGCGAGTCAGAATTTCTTGTTTAATTTTACCGATTTGATCCATGGGGGCGACATCCATTGGGCAAACGGCGTTACACATTAAACAGCGGGTACATCCCCACACCCCCTTAGTGCCTTGATTGTAGTTTTCCAGGCGACTTTCTATGGCGGTATCGCGAGAATCGGCGACTAGACGTTGGGCTTTGGCGAGGGCGTGAGGACCAACAAATGTGGGATCAACCTCGCGAGCATTACATTCTGAATAACAAGCGCCACACATGATACAATTACCATTCTGATCCAGGCGCGATCGCTCTTGGGGACTTTGTAAAAATTCCCGTTCTGGAATGGTTCGTCCGGCTGTGCTAACGTAGGGTTCAACCGCTTCTAAGTTGTCCCAAAAGCTCCGCATATCCACGACTAAATCCTTAATCACGGGCAAATTACCTAGGGGGGCAATTGTGATTTCCGGAATCTCTGGACGATGATGCTCAGGAATCTGCGCCAATTCATTGCCCACATTTTCTTTACAAGCCAGTGCGGAGCGACCATTGATCCGCATCGCACAGCTACCACAGATTGTGTTGCGACAATTCTTGCGAAACGCTAAGGTTCCATCCTGCTCCCACTTAATCCGATTCAGGCACTCCAGAATCGTGTTTCCTTCCTCCACATCTAACTTGTAAGTCTCGATAGTGGGGGAGGTATTTTGAGTCTGTCGAATGATTTTAAAGGCAACTTGCATAGTGATATGCTCTCTTTGTATCTCAACACCTATATGAAAATTACCACCTTCTCAGGAGTCACAACCTACCCATTGACCATCACCCCCTCATTTCCTGATCGCCCATAAATATAGATGAGAAATATTGCCAGAAGGCACTCGCTCAACTTGCCCGTGAGCATTTAGCCACGATATTTAGCAAACTGACTACAGTCTAAGACAATCGGCGGTCACTCAGCATTCATTCTTGGGAGTGTTGATTTTCTGCTGATAGATGCTCTCTCCCTTGTGTCTGGTCAAATTTTTCCCAGATGACCTGCCAAATCTCCAGATGGATCACTGATCTGAACATACTTCAGGTTCGATCTTTTGCCACAGAGTCCTATCTTGGTTAAAATTTTAACCTAAGAAGCGGCTTTGGCGTCTCCGAAAAATCCTTATGGCTCAAATTCCTAGAAA from Coleofasciculus chthonoplastes PCC 7420 encodes the following:
- a CDS encoding chlorophyll a/b-binding protein, giving the protein MTSQTPTPEESTTETPNQPEPAFGWTPYAEQINGRFAMIAFVALLLIELITGKGLFGWLGLI
- a CDS encoding succinate dehydrogenase/fumarate reductase iron-sulfur subunit, which gives rise to MQVAFKIIRQTQNTSPTIETYKLDVEEGNTILECLNRIKWEQDGTLAFRKNCRNTICGSCAMRINGRSALACKENVGNELAQIPEHHRPEIPEITIAPLGNLPVIKDLVVDMRSFWDNLEAVEPYVSTAGRTIPEREFLQSPQERSRLDQNGNCIMCGACYSECNAREVDPTFVGPHALAKAQRLVADSRDTAIESRLENYNQGTKGVWGCTRCLMCNAVCPMDVAPMDQIGKIKQEILTRKDKQASRSIRHRKVLIDLVKQGGWVDERKFGIQVVANFFRDIKGMLSLSPLGLRMLARGKFPLGFDASEDTAQVRSLIESVQTLKSETPEEEILPKS